Within the Salvia hispanica cultivar TCC Black 2014 chromosome 4, UniMelb_Shisp_WGS_1.0, whole genome shotgun sequence genome, the region AGCAGTAGCCTCCAAATCGGCGGCGCGAAGGCAGGGTTTACTGATTTTCCGGTAGTAGAGAAACATCCATGCAGGCAGAGTGATTGCGAGAAATGTGCCGGCGGAGTACATTGCGAAGGAGGCGATCGACGCGGCGGAATCCGATCGGACGACGGTGAAGAGGCGGTGGTATGCGGAGGCGAAGGCTTCGAGCGCCGCCGGAATTTCGCCGGGAAATTTGAAGGCCGTTAATTTCAGAGCTCTCATTTTTCTAATGAATTTTCACTGCTAAATTGTGTGCgctaaataaaattgaaatggttTTGTactttgatttaaattatttaatcaattttcacatatactccctccgtcctcgatgaagagtcacacttttccatgtCGATCCGTTCCCagttaagagtcacacttcatttttatcactcacattttattataaaatcaatataaaaaaatgggtcccataatccacaaactttttcaaccaacttttctttatatttcttaaaacccgtgtccggtcaaagtttGACTCATAATCGGGGATGGAGGGATAATAATAAAGTCAACATACATTGTGTGTGTTAAATtgttactataaaaaaatcaacattaggaaaatctttattaaatcaagcgtcatattttattgttttatttagatatgaaaagaaaatttcttGAAATGGTCTATTAGTATAATTAGAAGTACTTTTCAACCACTTTCACCAAAGAAGAATTATTTTCGCAAAAGTTGTTGGTACAATAATAGGGTAACTGATATATAATATTCTAagtttttagaaaattttgattttgtatatCAACTTTAAATGTATTAATAATAGCCTCtgaattatttggttttgatcaaattttattttgttcatcttataattctaatttcaaacaccaatattaaaattcacgTGATTCTACATAAAGGTGGCATTAAATGcatgaaaaatgatatatttacaaatttaggTTTAGCATTTTGGATTTATAGTAGAATAGGAAATTagtacatataaataaaaatatgtgaatcACTTTCACATAAAGAGTTTACTAGCAAACTAAGATGGATTTTGATGTTTATGTGCAAAATCAGAATTTcgtcaaaattaaataataatataatggttatattttcaaaataatgaaGTTTTAAGGCGGCCACGTGAGCATTAAACTCAAAACATATAAGTTAATTAATAGTGAGTATGTTTTTcatatgaataataatttgatcaatataaaaaaatttacgtaccaaaaaccctaataaatatacttatatatcaTCATATATATGACTGCTAGAGGAAGAAATGTCTATTTTGGGAGGCTAATAATATTGGAGGTGGGGTATGGAAATGACTTTATGTAAATAGATAGTAGTACTaactattttaaaactatCCATGAAATATTGAGTTCTCTTTAGTTGTtacaaattttgttatatgaaaaacataaatgagaaaatattaagTCTTTTGACATGAATTTGTAAGTGATAACTTCTTTATAGTGAACAATTCACTGACATCTCAATTACAGTCCACCTTTTGGCGCATAATACTATTTATATGAAAACTGAATAATTATCACGTATTTATTATCACAAATTATCATcacaaatataaagaaatatgaatGTTAGACCTCTAATTTCCCAATAAGTTAGTTGGCTCCACAAAATCAGCAAATTTACAGCCAAAAGCAATACcaaaacaaccaaattgcAATCATGTAAACAGAATTCTCAATTTCCAAATTCATTAACCAAATTCATATCAGTATGCGTGCATAATAGTTTATTTACAACTGTCAACTGCGCATTTATATTCCATTTAAAAtcgacacaaattttaaaaaattgtttgattttatgaataaaatggataaattaattagtaggaTGTGGattccacttttatatattaattttataatataatgagAGTGTAATATAGTTGAATGGTGTGATCCCTTATCTAATATGGATGAAAGTAAATGAGACTTTAAATTGCGAacatcccaaaatagaaaaatgagacatttttcACATACGgatgaaataatatatataatgaagcATACCTTTATCCATATCGAATTAAATGACGGAATTGCTTTATTGCGGTCAGATATGTTCTTCACGTATAGAGAATACTGGGATATGTTCTTCTGGGACCATAACCTAGCtattatttatgtaaaatataaaatcctttattttctattcgaattctcaacaaaaaaaaaatcttatataTTAGCTACActtatttccaaaataaattaaatataaaaaatctcatattATATGTACATGTATTTCcataacaaatttaatatagataatctCATATAATATTTACACTTATTTCATAACAAATTAACTATACTTTAGCccgaaatttaatatttaataaatcactATAATTGgacaattgaaaaataattatacattaaattagttatgTGGAAGGCCCAAGTTTCCAAcacttttttctaattatcctacttttatttatttagctATTATagtatacttcctccgtcccgctttagcagtcccattgacttttctgtcctatttttgtgaaaataataaaaaatagttaaagtggagaaatggtaaagtaagagagacaataatgtagataagactcttttctatattattctctctcttaatttactatttcatatctttaactattttttatcatttttacaaaatgagagcagaaaagtcaatgggactgctaaagcgggacggagggagtaattttctCTATAAAGACATCCACTAGAGATTCATAAACCCTTCGCTTTCAAAATAATGACatgttacattattataatGCAAACATATCATACCAAGACGTAATTAAATACCGATAgcaagattttgaattttgatgtaGTCAAATCCATTCCACTTATTAAGGTAACAAAATTCCAATGGATAAAaatcttttcaatttatatatcttataataggaatgtgatcaaatgaaaactctaaatattgtacaaattcaaaactataatctggactattgaaaaatgtcaatagataaaaaaaaacatcaacaggaaaatgtcaatagaatttcaacagtagtcaatgattgctgttgtgttgacattaaaatcttgaaattttacactgtgttgatattgtattgaaacagtGTTGAAGCTATATtaaggagttttgagtttatacgatatataaatttgcattttatcactaccctcttataatatataatatgtatcTAATCTTAGGATTGTTTGCGTAGAGTGGATCAGTGGATTTATATTTCTCAACAATTAGTTGGTTTAGAAGTTAAAAGAAAGCTATTTTATTTAAGGTGGCTTAGAAAATGACTTGATgtgttaaaatttataaactaaaagaTATGAATAAGAAATACTCCGTATGTACttatagttttataatcaAGTCATCTAGACaatgtttataaaaatagCTATGGATgactttgaaaaatattaatattctcctaaaaaaagaacaatattATGCTCCACTAGACTTTTGatagttttaaattatgacCTTAAAAGGTAGActtcttaatttattagtatgtCTTTGGCGTATGAAATATGACAACTTATTGAATGATagtgatgtgtgtgtgtgtggaaaTATGAACTGAGAGGGTGTTATAAGTTGAACTAACCTTAATTAAGGTGCAACAACCTATTCCAACTCTAGTCATCTCATGATTCTCATCTATGTATATACGTTGTTCGTTTCCTAACTCAAATTATTGACTAAGAATAGCTGACTTGTGTTCAGTTTGATGGATTAGATAATATTAAGCCTTATGGATATTGTTCAACTGGATGATATAAGTTAATTTCAAGGTATTTATCATGCagtaacaaatttaatctcgCGGCAATTCAGCTCAAAGAATCTTAGGACAAAGTTAGACAAACACTTACATGCATACCACCTTACGATGCACGAGTCATCTCCTCCCCTTCTCTACTATCGCTGCCGCTGTCGTCGCCTCCTCTTCCCTGAGGGAAACAATGAGATCACTTTACGCGCATGGGAAACCCCATCTATAAGTTAATATTGAGCAACGAAAGATaactatcaattttttaacaatttcatCTTGGAACAAGATTcgtgacaaaaaaaaatgtggtaTACTAATGAATGAGTagaacataaaaatgaaaagttagTAGATCTTTCTaacaaaataccaaatttcCAATAGTCAGAGTGCACGACCCGGCCCGGCCCGAGTTATCCGCCCAATTCAAGGGCTGGGCTACCCATTTTCTTTAGGCCCAGAGCATTTCATTTAATTGGGTCGGGTTGTTGGGCCATTAGTGGATCCAATTGAAAAGAAGACTACTTTGTGTAAGATATTAATCACAATTCATAACTAGAAATTGTTATAGCTATTTTTAATCATTCAAATTATAGAAACTATTAAGCTATCGTAATATTCTTtgattactagtagtatttgttatctatttaaattaatatttgatggTAAACTTTCTTATGAGGATTAGCCGAAATTAAAGATTCGATAAGACACATAATTACTACGTCAAATGAGATTCAGTAtactacaaaaaatttataagtttttaagttattatgaaatttcttttgtatctctctttaaaattaataattgatgGTAAGCTTCCTTATCAGATTTGGATCGAACCAAGATTCAGTTAGACACTAAACTACGTCGGATGAGATTCAGCATCCTGTCAAAATCGAAAGATTCAGTTAAACTTACTAATTTTAGGCCGAATTGAAAGATACGGTGAGACAATTAATTAAGTCGAATAATATGCAGTATcatactattaaattaatcttattcgaaaaaaaattgaattttttcaacttttttttaattgtattcgCTCTTAAACGAATTTCTTACCTGAATAAATCCATAgttttgtgttaaaatgacaacccctcttaaagtgacaccgtgacaccacttatacagcaatattataaatgctacacagcaatattacaaacactacacaataatctatagattgatgtatagtgtgtcggatattgctggacaaaaaaaattgttatataAGGTACAGCATATTGCTGGCCGTCTTTTTTGgtggtcttttttttttgccacgtgacagcttattattcgtccacgtatacaaataattggctagaaatggtggtatggtgttattttaagaggtggtggcaccctaacatgtcCCTAAATCCATATACTTAAAAGtgatattgacatctaatatcacgaaactttcaaaaagttaggtttttcccacgaactttaaaattgacaaataatatcacgaactttacctcttgtttgtttttttcccacgaatgaaaaaattcatgttattttaatagattgaagaacaattttggagggtgtgcttcaagaaaaactatcttcaaagattgaaaaactcgaaactctcaaaattgttgttgagaacttacgaaaaaaaatccgtttatttgaagaattttttcattcgtgggaaaaaacaaacccgggataaagttcgtgatattatttgccaattttaaagttcgtgggaaaaatccaactttttaaaagttttgtgatattagatgccaatatccccTGATAATACTAAAATTCAACAAACCCGAATCATAATTCAACATTAccttatattataatttcctCCGATTTCATAAACTTTTAACTATAAACCGTTACTTAAAggtaaaacagaaaacaaaattagttaATAGATTCCAACATAAAACAGAATTTCCAACGGAAAAAGTCAAACCTCTCTCCCTCTTTCAGTCAAACCAGTTTAACCGTCTCTCTCCACTCCCCACCGCCGCGCCCGGAGCTGAAACCGCCCCACCGCCGCCAGAAACCTCACCCCCTGCACCGGCCCCAGCGCCTCCACCACCTCCCCCACCGTCCACCCCTGCAGCTCGTCCGCCTCCCCCACCACCCCCCTCATCGCCGCCTTCAcctcctccaccgccgcccTCATCTTCtcccccgccgccgccgccccgcCGCCGAATTGCTTAATCAAACCATACACCGGCTGCTCCGCCATCGTCTCCTGCACCCGCGCCATCGCCTGCGTGATCTCCCTCTCCCTCCGCCGCGACTCCGCCTTCACCTCCTCGATCCGCCGCCGCTGCCCCGCCGCCAGCTCCTCCTCCGCCAGCGCCGCCTCCATGATCGGGAACAGGATCGACGGCCGGAAACCCGTGATCCACAGCAGCGACCGCTCGAACGAGCTCATCCACGGCGGCGACATCGACACGAACACGTCCTCCTCCACCGCGGCCGCCTTCTCCCGGTAGAACTCCCGGTAGTGCTCCATCACCCGGGGGATCATCTCGCGGCACTCCCGCTCCCGGTCAAAACCGTCCACTGGGGACAGTAGCGACTCGAGCCGTCGGAGGTAGTCCTCCTGACGGCTCAGCCACCCTTCATAAAAAGTACTAAAATTCgccatttttaaatattatctaAACGAATCTTATTGGTTAGAGGAGAAACGTCTGGTTCGATGAATATTCCTAATTGGAATAGTCAATTTATAGGTGGAAAAAATACAACGTGGACTTAATAGTTAAGGATGTTTGGTGGCTACAgcaatgaatttatttatttggaataaataattttggcTTAGGAATTAAGGATATATTGAATTTCTTAATGAATAAGAATTGGGTTGTTGGTGAATATAAAGGAGGGGAAAGCGGTGCTTCGGCGGAGTAGTTTGTCGCATTAcaatttttacaattattgAATATAGTCATATATGAGGTGAAATCATTGAATATGGCCATATACATAGGTAGTGAAATCATTGAATATAGTCATTTGTGGTGACTCATTGAACATGCTCTTATTTGGGTACATAGTGTTATGACACCTTGGATGAGTTACAAATAATATATCAGCCTATGTGTAAGGATAAGTTAGAAAATAATATGcttattagaaaataatatgCCTTCCAACAATTTTAAGTTAGAAAATAATATGCCTTACaacaattttggaaattttaaatatagaaaatttattGTCTTCtatcaaatactccatatgaagcctataaatttatactccgtccatattaaaaaactaaaaacatttaaaatggCACAGATTTAATGCGCAATTAATATAGTAAATGAGAAGAATTAGTAAAGTAACAGAGAGAAGAAGACaaaaagtagtgaaagtagagttagtggattgtgaggtCCATGTCCTAAAATTGAAAGATTTTAAAgtgtctatttttaaggaacggCCAGAGTCAGAATTTCAATACTAAAAttccaagaaaaagaaaaatcttaATTCTTCCATTTTAACCGTTGTAAAAATCTTTCGACGGTTGTTTGAATCTATTGcgaggagtactattttttttatcatatggAATATGGAAGTGTAATTAAGTtagggcacgagttttaaaaaattgttggagtgtgtaataattgaagtaagGTACGTAGTGGTTGCTGGAGTATATAATGAAGTGAGGTAGTGGAAAGTGGAAcccttttaactttttatatgtttaggattttgttttgttttatttttataaaaataatgttatttgagtgtaaatttcatcaaaatgaggtttaattttattttaaatatggtaaattctaaatgagactcttaaatagggacaaacaaaaatgacaaaatatgactcttaaaactgggacggagggagtaagagattacttattaattagtctttcaaaaacattgaaatattttaattagattattaaAATGTTGGTATAACAtcatctttaaaattttcacaattgtaactttttgaaaaatgaaagttttttttatcataggTACAAGCTGTACGTTGATCAGCAGAATACAACTATACAAGTATACAACTGCATGTCTTAGAGGTATTTAAAGCGTATCGAACCACCAaccaatatatttatatacaatttatgtatagtttatatggaatatttatatacaagtaactcaacataaaaatatgatccTCGTGTTGgcagtatatatatatagctcattcatttatatttatataaactcGAACAATTTAATTCCATATCTCAATTTGCAGTTTAGATGAACAATATCtgaaataaatttgatgaCATTTGAAAGTTTAggtgaaatttaattacatgTCTCAATTTGCAATTTCGAGTTATCTATTGACACCTAGTTTAAACGACAAAGTCTAGATACTAAGACGATGTTTGGTTGCCAGGATTCTGTCtggtaaaataatttgattccttaaatattaaattcctgtgtttgtttctgtttttaatcaaactgggaaagtaatcagaatctcaaaacaaggaaagttagtacaactttccaagattctgaatcctaacttttcttaggtattctttttccaagttttaggatttttacatatttaatgcaatatagtatagttttattattattacattaattaatatttcaaaaataatttaaattataaatcatacttaatttcagtataataaatattattattaaaattatcataattataactatattattataatatttaaatataatgtatAGTTCAACTATCTCCTAAATGTGGgttatagtttatttttattttattttattttaatttaatttggtatattcattcataaaataaatgtaactTATTATAGCTAAAAATCCCTAAATCCAATTAACAAGTAacctattatttaaattatttcagttaGCTCATCAGGATAAAGATTGATAGTGTCTATATATTTAAAAGCCCAATTTCTAAGTTCACTATAGAATTTATTAAAGCCCAATCTCTTAGTTCACTATAGAATTTATTAAAGcccaattttaattaatataaaagcCTGAAAAAGTAGCCCTTTTAaccaatataattaaaaatgctaTGTTCTTATTAAATTCGAACAAAATGAGATTCGAAAATCCAAAAGACGTAGTTGATGGGTTTAGACTTTAGAGTGGGCTGCAAACAAATTTTTGTTATACTTACTAATGGGCCtcaaaatgtttttttatctcttcattCCTTAAGAATATATCCAATTCGTCGTTTCAACGTCGACAAAAAATGTCCTCATCCTTTAATAAACCTACATAACTCCATAATATTTTACCATTGATATATCAATTCGTCACAACACATTCTGGATCGCAGGTGCGATGAATTACTCTACGAGCGAGGTTCTGTTTCAAGTCTTCCTTAACCTCGGAAATCTAAGAAAAGTTGACTATCACATCATCCTTAGTGTCACTCCGCAAAACCATACATGAGTTTTTCACCTCATATGGCTCCTCGTCCAATTCTTTCGAATGATTCCATCGTTCGCGATAAATACCATTTCGAAGACCCCCACTCACAAGTTCCATACCTTTCGGTCCCCTATTCCGATCATTATCCTCCCACGGATCGATCAATAACGACGTATTTCAATGCTACATCATTTGAAAGTGAAGTATATACTACTTGTTTAgtgttaaatttattaaatttcccAAATAGATTAATTTAGTTCAGTGAAGAAATTCCTACATAGTGAGAGCTATGTAAGAATGCAAAACTACATATCTTATCCCtgtgaaatatttttgatggatattcttTTTAAGTGATCATCATCAACCTCTTTCTTGGGAGAAAGAAAACACATCCACCATCACCCAAttgtactaaaaaaaaaatctagcaCCATCTTTTCAAAATCCTTGATTCCATCTATTCCAGAAAAATACTGAGAATCCTTTACATAAGCCCATgatcaaaacaaacaaaagttCTTCGTAGAGCTTCGTATGTCCTAGTCGTATATTTACCCAAACTAGTCCTAAGCTTCGCGAAGAAGCTAACACGACGTTG harbors:
- the LOC125224507 gene encoding protein RESPONSE TO ABA AND SALT 1-like, which codes for MANFSTFYEGWLSRQEDYLRRLESLLSPVDGFDRERECREMIPRVMEHYREFYREKAAAVEEDVFVSMSPPWMSSFERSLLWITGFRPSILFPIMEAALAEEELAAGQRRRIEEVKAESRRREREITQAMARVQETMAEQPVYGLIKQFGGGAAAAGEKMRAAVEEVKAAMRGVVGEADELQGWTVGEVVEALGPVQGVRFLAAVGRFQLRARRWGVERDG